Genomic window (Dyadobacter fanqingshengii):
GGTGCTGAGCCTTTCGGCTTTTGCGCAATTTCCCGGCGGGGGTGGCGGATTTGGAGGAAATCGCGGAGGCGGTGGAAACGACAGGCCACAAAGGCAGACGGTGATCCCGGGAACTGCCGAAGATACACCTAAGGGAAATGGTAAGATACGGGGAGTCCTGGTCGACTCAGTTAGCAAGAGGCCCGTGGAATTTGCCGCACTCTCGCTGGTTGACATTAAAACCAACAATCCGATCGACGGAACGACAACAAATGAGAAGGGGGTTTTTGAGCTTACAAAAGTGGCGTCAGGGAACTTCAAAATTCTTATTTCCTTCATTGGCTACAAGACCAAGACCATTAACGACATTAAAATTGATCGTAAGACGGAACTTGACCTGGGTAATGTAAGCCTTGGGCCGGATGTGGTTCAGCTGAATGAGGTTGAGGTTGTGGGAATGGCCCAATTGATCGAGGAAAAGGTTGACAGACTTGTTTACAATAACGAAAAAGACATTACAAGCAAGGGTGGCGACGCTTCGGATGTAATGAAGAAAGTGCCGATGTTGACAGTCGATCTGGACGGAAACGTTTCATTAAGAGGAAGTTCCAATGTTCGGGTTTTGATTAATAATAAGCCTTCGACCATTATAGCCACCAGCGTTGCGGATGCATTGAAGCAGATTCCTGCCGATATGATCAAATCTGTTGAGGTAATTACCTCGCCATCAGCTAAGTATGATGCAGAAGGTTCTGCTGGGATCATAAATATTGTTACCAAAAAGAGCACCATCCAGGGTGGAACATTGAACCTGGATACGGGAATTGGAAACAGAGGATCAAACCTGGGACTGAGAGGAAATTACCGAGTTGGCAAAATGGGATTCAGTTTGGGTGGTTTTGGCCGCTTCAATTACAACATGCCTGGTAAATCTGAAAACCTGCAAGTGGGTAAAATTGACAAATTTTCTATCCGCCAAATGGCCGAGTCGGATAACAAAATGTCTTTCGGTTCTTACAACTTTGGGTGGGACTACGAGATCGATTCCAAAACTTCTCTCTCCGCCGGCGTGCGTTATGGAATGCGTAACATGCGTAACCAACAGGATTTGTCAACATTCAACACGCAAAGCGACGGCACAACGCGCAATAGCTTCCGGGATGTAAATACCAAAGACTTATCCGGAACGTGGGATGTAAATGTGGATTATATTAAAACATTAGCCAAGCCACAGCAGGAGTTGAGCATTTCTACGCAGTTTAGCCGAAACAACAGGACGAATGATTTTGACGCAGACATTTATTCATTAAATAATAGTCAATTGCGCGAACTGCTGGGAAGCCAGGGTAACAATAATGCCAGCCATAACCAGGAAAGCACAATACAAGTGGATTACCAGACTCCGGTTAAAGACAATCAGCTGATTGAATTTGGTGGAAAAGGTATCTTCCGTCAGGTGGTTAGTAATTTTGATTATTACAATACAGTGGATGCCCCACAAGCAGCGAGCAGTCTGAACTATGATCAGAATGTTGCAGCGGGATATTTTTCTTACACATATACAACGAAAAGCAAATTCACCGTGAAGGCGGGCTCGCGTTACGAGTATACCAGCATTGATGCAACGCAGGGTGAGCAGGGCGACCTGAATATTCCGGCATACAGCAATCTGGTGCCGAGTTTGAACTTGTCTCAAACATTTGGTAAGGGTCAAACCATCAAGCTTGGTTACAACCGTCGTCTTCAACGTCCTGGCATTCAATTCCTAAACCCTAATCAAAATGCGGCGAACCCACAGAACATCACTGTGGGTAACCCGCAACTCCGTCCCGAACTGACCGATCAGGTTGAATTGGGAACGAGCTTTTTCAAAAATTCACTTTATGTAAACGTATCTACATTTGCACGTTTCACCAACAGTTCAATTGAAAGCATTCGTACAACCAGCGACCAGGGGATTATCACAACGACTTACGGTAACATTGGTTCAAAGAAAAATTATGGGGTGAATGTGTTTGGAAACATGACATTCTTTAAAAGATGGCAAGTAGGAGGAGGTTTTGACGCTTACTATGCAGATCTTACGAATAATAATCCCAATCCTTTATTGGCCGCTTCTAACACCGGTTTCGTGTTAAGCGGACGTTTCAGAACCAGCCTTAACATTAAAAATGGCTGGGGATTGCAAGCGGGTGGTTTCATGAGAGGACGCGATGTTCAGCTTCAAGGAACACAAGCAGGGTTCAGAATGTATGACCTGGGAATCAAGAAAGATTTTACTAACAAGCGCGGAAGCATTGGATTTGGAATGGAAAACTTCCTGGCTCCATCATTCAAAATGAAGACGCAGCTTGAAACCGCAACATTCACGCAGAACAATACCAACTTCCTGTACAACAGAGGTTTCAGAGTCAATTTCTCTTATCGTTTAGGGAAAATGACATTCACTGAGCAAAAAACACGCAGACGCAAGTCGGTTAACAACGATGACCAAAAAACCGACGGCGGCGGAATGGATGCAGGCGGCGGCGGTGGAGCCGTACAAGGCGTAACACCAGCCATCACAGTTCCATCCCCGAGAGCAGGCGCCCCGGCAGGCGGGCCAGCGGGTGCACCAGCAGACGGTCGCCCACAAGGAGGAGCCAGACCAGCAACCACTGACAGTATAGCAAGACCAGTTAGACAAGGCATGCCAATGCAGGGAATGCCAGTTCAGTCAGGCATGAAACCAGATTCAATGATGAGAGATTCAACTATGAGGCCAGCTATGCCAGGTGATTCAGCCGCACGACCAGCTACACCAATCGATTCAACTGCGAAGCCTGTTATGCCAGCGGACTCAGCTGCGAAACCAGTTGTTCCAGCGGATTCAACAGCAATTCCAGCCAAGCCAGCAGTGCCTGCAGACACGACTAAGAAGCCGTAAATTTTTTGGATAATATTGAAAAAAGGCGAAGCCCGGACGTTTGTTCGGGCTTCGCATTTTTATAGATTGACTAGAAATTATAATGATTGAATTTGACCCTTTATGTCACTCAAAATCCGATCCGCCCCGGCTTCCAGCAACTCGTTCGCTAATGCAGTTCCCAATTCCTCCGGAAATGAAATCGAGCCAGTTTCTGTCCTTCTAATCAATTCCTGGCCATCGAGGCTGATAATGCCGCCGGTGATGTTGATTTGATCATCGTGTAATGTAGCCAGACCAAAAACCGGGATGCTGCATCCGCCTTGGAGGCGTTTGAGGAAAGCTCTTTCCGTTAGGAGGCAGGTTTCTGTTTGTGGGTGATTGATTAGCTCTTTAATTACAGCCTTTTTCTCCTCAGCTAAATTTATCGCACATTCAATGGCGACGCTTCCCTGACCCACGGCTGGCGTAAATTCATCCAATAGCAAATGCTCGGCGATCTTGTCGTCATATTCCATTCTGTGGACGCCTGCGTAGGCGAGGAGCAAAGCGTCGCAATGCCCTTCATTCAGCTTTCTAAGGCGGGTTTGCAAGTTGCCACGCATGTCGACAGTTTTAATATGCGGATAAAAATGCCTCAAAACAGCGATCCTCCGGGTTGAAGATGTTCCCACGACGAAAGATTCGCCACTTTTTAGCGAGAGCTCATTGTTATGGCTTACTAAAACGTCATTAGCTTTCTCACGCTCTGTATATGCAATCAGTTCAAAAGCTTCATCCAGTTGTGATTGCAGATCCTTTGCGCTGTGCACCGCAATGTCAATGCTGCCATCCAGCAACTGATCTTCCAATTCCTGCGTAAAAATTCCTTTACTGCCGATTTTAGAGAGAGAGCGATTCAGGATTTTGTCTCCTTTTGTTTCAATAATTACAATTTCTGTATCAACACCGCCTTCTTTCAAAAGCCCTTCCACATAATGTGCCTGCCAAAGGGCTAACTTGCTGCCGCGCGTTCCTATTTTTATATGCATGGTTTACTAAATTTTCTTATTTCAAACCCCAACCGTATCCCCTTCGTCCGTAACAATCTTATCTTCTATATAAGCAACAATCAGAGATGCGATATCGATTCCACTTACTTCTTCGATACCGCGGAGGCCGGGGGAAGAATTGACTTCCATGACGAGGGGCCCGCGCTCTGATTGCAAAAGATCCACACCTGCGATCCTGACGCCCAATGCTTTGGCGGCGGAAATGGCTGTGTGCTCTTCTTCTTCGGTGAGCTCGATCAAATGTCCTTCGCCCCCGCGGTGCAGGTTAGAACGAAAATCGCCTTCTGCACCTTGCCGCTTCATGGCCGCAATAACTTTGTTACCAATGACAAATGCGCGAATGTCGGCTCCTTTGGATTCTGCAATGTATTCCTGGATCAAAAAATTAGCCTTCAATCCATAAAAAGCCTCAATTGTTGATTTTGCAGCTTTAATAGTTTCCGCTAAAACCACACCGACACCTTGGGTTCCTTCCAATAACTTAATGATCACCGGCGGTCCGCCTACCATATGGATCAGCTCATTAACCTGAGCCGGATTTTTGGCAAAAACGGTTTTTGGAATGTCAACGCCTGATTTTGCCAGCACTTGCATGCTACGTAATTTATCCCGCGAACGAAGAATCGCTTGTGATTTTACCGTCGTAAACACTTTCATCAACTCCAATTGCCGCACGACCGCACAGCCGAAAGCATTCACGGACGTGCCGATTCGAGGAATAACAGCGTCGATTCCGGTGATCGGTTTTCCTTTATAAATAATGGTCGGTTTTCCCCCTTCAATCATCACAAAGCATTTCACATGGTCGATAACCACTGCCTGATGACCTCGTTGTTTAATTGCCTCCACCAGACGCTTTGTTGAATAAAGGTCGGGATTGGTGGATAATACGGCGATTTTCATATAAATAATAAAAAATAAATGGGGAAAATTCAGGATTGGTGTCTGGCGTGAGAACGATGAGATGCCTTGGAACGCTTTGCAGCAGATAAATCTTTCTGTGAAACATCGACCAGAAACCGCTTGTTCAGCAGTTTCCGTCCTAACAGGATCGGATATTTCATTTTACGCCGGTTGGCAAGTGAAAACTCTGTCCGGATTTTTTTACCAAAGATGGTGATCTTCGTTTTGATCACATAACGTTTTTCTTCTTTTCCCGAGGAGTTCCGGACAATGGTCTCTTTAAAGTCTGTAACTGTGAAGGATTGTTGAGGTGCACCTTTTTTTGTATCCAAATAAAAACACAATTGCGGCTGGTCGCCATCCTTAATCAACCGGACCCGCGAACAATGTATGGCAGAAGTGGTTGCACCCGAGTCAATGCGGACCGGCACATCGAACCAGCCCAGCTCCGGCAAATCCACAATGTCTGTTGCGCCGATAATGTCCAGTGTTTGCTTCATCTGCGTTGAAAGAACTGCGCAACAGTAAGCGACAAATCCAAAAAAACCATTTTTGCCCGCACATTCCGTTCCATATGATAATACGCCAGATTTACTTCTTCAATCATTTTTTCGAGTGAATCAAAGTTAACTGTTTTTGAAAAGTTTTGGACAAAAGTCAGCTCTTCCTCAGGCACGCGCAAAAGCTCGCCCGCACCGTGACTCCATATGAGCATGTCACGGAAAAGCCTCAGTGCATATTCTAAAAGGCCTTTCTGCTTCTCTTTGTTCATCACATCAAAATTATCAGCCAATTTTACCAAGTGTGAAATGTCATATTTATAGCAGGAACGCATCCACGCCGCAAACCAGCCGGACCGGTCATCCTCAGCGTCCTGGACCAATTTCAATGCTTCGGACAAATTGCCGTCGCACAAATATGCGATTTGATTAGCTGCGGTGTCGGTTACTTGTTGTAGTTTCAAAAAATAGCGCACTTCCTCATCCGAAAATGCCGGGATGTTAATGCGTTGCGTCCTGGAAATAATGGTCGTCAACAACTTGTCTGACTGGTCGCTAACAAGTAAAAATAGCGTCTTTTCAGGTGGTTCTTCGAGAATTTTCAAAATTGCATTGGAGGAAGCAGCATTCATAATGTCTGGTTTCCAGATCAGCAGAATTTTATATTCGCCTTCATAAGCCTTCACGGATAATTTCCTCAAAATTCCGCGCGCTTCTTCCACAGCAATGTTTCCCTGCTTATTTTCTGCACTGATATGGTCGAGCCATTCGGGAAGAATGCGGTAGGGGTTTTCCAGTAAAAACGTTCGCCATAAGCTTAGAAAGGCCTCGCTGGTTTTTCCGTCAACTTTTTTGGAGGTTGCAATGGGGAATATGAAGTGAAAATCAGGATGGATCAGCTTAGCCATCTTTGCACATGATGCGCATACGCCGCAAGCGTCTTCATCGCTTTTATTTTCGCAATTAATATACGTTGCAAATGCCAGGGCAAGTGCAAGGCCGCCTCCGCCCGCCGGAGAATCAAACAGCTGTGCGTGAGCCAAATGGCTATTCTTAACCGAGCGCCTTAACGTTGATTTTATGTGTTCAAGTCCCGGTATTTCTCTGAAAAGCACGGTGGATGATTTATCTAAAATGAATTAATGGCATTAACATTCAAAGTCACGCTGTTGCTGCGTTTGTTCAAATACAGATCTTAAAATCTGTTCGTCATGCTCTCCAAATGTGAGATTGCGACGGCTCACAGTGTCTTTTGCGACATCCAGCGCTTTTTGAAATCTGTATTCTGTAAATCCTTCCGCATTGCCGCCCCAGGAAAATGAAGGCGTGTGTTTCGCCTGAAATCCGGCGCCGAACACATTCACACTTACGCCAACCACTGAGCCTGTGTTGAACATGGTTGAAATTCCGGCTTTGGAATAATCGCCCATCATTAATCCGCAAAATCGTAAACCCGTGTCAATCAGATCATTGGTTGCATAACTATGCAGTTTTACGTTTCCATGATCATTTTTCAAATTTGAATTATTGGTGTTCGCTCCCAGGTTACACCATTCACCCAACACGGAATTGCCCAAATAACCGTCATGCCCTTTGTTGCTATAACCAAATAAAACACAGTTACTTACTTCGCCGCCCAGCTTGCTAAACGGCCCGACGGTTGTGTTAGGACGAATTTTAGTTCCCTGTGCCAGCACGCTGCCTTCCCCAATTGAAAACGGCCCCTGAATCATGGAGCCTTCCTGAATCAATGCATCTTTTCCAATGTATATCGGTCCCTTTTCAGCATTTAGAATAGAGGCTTTTATCACAGCACCTTTTTCAATAAAGATATTTTCGAGGTTATAACAATGGGTAAAAGGATCGATAAGTGGCTCTGAAATTTTGTTCGCTGTTATTTTTACGAAATCGGTTTCTATCTGCTCACCATTGAATGCAAATATGTCCCAAACGTTTCGGATCAATGTAAATGAGCCGGAATAATGTTGGGGCTCATAGCTTGAAATGCCCATATCAGGCTTCCAGAGCT
Coding sequences:
- a CDS encoding putative sugar nucleotidyl transferase; the protein is MPTIILFDDPAIRLQLLPFTYTRPVSAIRCGISKISEKWSLWLDIAVSYQTSDYLAAAFPMLTSYDSIYINGALCPDAGLVEAIENLPSQSALISGDDILAIRCNELWKPDMGISSYEPQHYSGSFTLIRNVWDIFAFNGEQIETDFVKITANKISEPLIDPFTHCYNLENIFIEKGAVIKASILNAEKGPIYIGKDALIQEGSMIQGPFSIGEGSVLAQGTKIRPNTTVGPFSKLGGEVSNCVLFGYSNKGHDGYLGNSVLGEWCNLGANTNNSNLKNDHGNVKLHSYATNDLIDTGLRFCGLMMGDYSKAGISTMFNTGSVVGVSVNVFGAGFQAKHTPSFSWGGNAEGFTEYRFQKALDVAKDTVSRRNLTFGEHDEQILRSVFEQTQQQRDFEC
- a CDS encoding DNA polymerase III subunit, which codes for MLFREIPGLEHIKSTLRRSVKNSHLAHAQLFDSPAGGGGLALALAFATYINCENKSDEDACGVCASCAKMAKLIHPDFHFIFPIATSKKVDGKTSEAFLSLWRTFLLENPYRILPEWLDHISAENKQGNIAVEEARGILRKLSVKAYEGEYKILLIWKPDIMNAASSNAILKILEEPPEKTLFLLVSDQSDKLLTTIISRTQRINIPAFSDEEVRYFLKLQQVTDTAANQIAYLCDGNLSEALKLVQDAEDDRSGWFAAWMRSCYKYDISHLVKLADNFDVMNKEKQKGLLEYALRLFRDMLIWSHGAGELLRVPEEELTFVQNFSKTVNFDSLEKMIEEVNLAYYHMERNVRAKMVFLDLSLTVAQFFQRR
- a CDS encoding TonB-dependent receptor domain-containing protein, whose translation is MNMIRKITPIIILTVLSLSAFAQFPGGGGGFGGNRGGGGNDRPQRQTVIPGTAEDTPKGNGKIRGVLVDSVSKRPVEFAALSLVDIKTNNPIDGTTTNEKGVFELTKVASGNFKILISFIGYKTKTINDIKIDRKTELDLGNVSLGPDVVQLNEVEVVGMAQLIEEKVDRLVYNNEKDITSKGGDASDVMKKVPMLTVDLDGNVSLRGSSNVRVLINNKPSTIIATSVADALKQIPADMIKSVEVITSPSAKYDAEGSAGIINIVTKKSTIQGGTLNLDTGIGNRGSNLGLRGNYRVGKMGFSLGGFGRFNYNMPGKSENLQVGKIDKFSIRQMAESDNKMSFGSYNFGWDYEIDSKTSLSAGVRYGMRNMRNQQDLSTFNTQSDGTTRNSFRDVNTKDLSGTWDVNVDYIKTLAKPQQELSISTQFSRNNRTNDFDADIYSLNNSQLRELLGSQGNNNASHNQESTIQVDYQTPVKDNQLIEFGGKGIFRQVVSNFDYYNTVDAPQAASSLNYDQNVAAGYFSYTYTTKSKFTVKAGSRYEYTSIDATQGEQGDLNIPAYSNLVPSLNLSQTFGKGQTIKLGYNRRLQRPGIQFLNPNQNAANPQNITVGNPQLRPELTDQVELGTSFFKNSLYVNVSTFARFTNSSIESIRTTSDQGIITTTYGNIGSKKNYGVNVFGNMTFFKRWQVGGGFDAYYADLTNNNPNPLLAASNTGFVLSGRFRTSLNIKNGWGLQAGGFMRGRDVQLQGTQAGFRMYDLGIKKDFTNKRGSIGFGMENFLAPSFKMKTQLETATFTQNNTNFLYNRGFRVNFSYRLGKMTFTEQKTRRRKSVNNDDQKTDGGGMDAGGGGGAVQGVTPAITVPSPRAGAPAGGPAGAPADGRPQGGARPATTDSIARPVRQGMPMQGMPVQSGMKPDSMMRDSTMRPAMPGDSAARPATPIDSTAKPVMPADSAAKPVVPADSTAIPAKPAVPADTTKKP
- the hemC gene encoding hydroxymethylbilane synthase; its protein translation is MHIKIGTRGSKLALWQAHYVEGLLKEGGVDTEIVIIETKGDKILNRSLSKIGSKGIFTQELEDQLLDGSIDIAVHSAKDLQSQLDEAFELIAYTEREKANDVLVSHNNELSLKSGESFVVGTSSTRRIAVLRHFYPHIKTVDMRGNLQTRLRKLNEGHCDALLLAYAGVHRMEYDDKIAEHLLLDEFTPAVGQGSVAIECAINLAEEKKAVIKELINHPQTETCLLTERAFLKRLQGGCSIPVFGLATLHDDQINITGGIISLDGQELIRRTETGSISFPEELGTALANELLEAGADRILSDIKGQIQSL
- a CDS encoding ATP-dependent zinc protease family protein, whose translation is MKQTLDIIGATDIVDLPELGWFDVPVRIDSGATTSAIHCSRVRLIKDGDQPQLCFYLDTKKGAPQQSFTVTDFKETIVRNSSGKEEKRYVIKTKITIFGKKIRTEFSLANRRKMKYPILLGRKLLNKRFLVDVSQKDLSAAKRSKASHRSHARHQS
- the rimK gene encoding 30S ribosomal protein S6--L-glutamate ligase, with amino-acid sequence MKIAVLSTNPDLYSTKRLVEAIKQRGHQAVVIDHVKCFVMIEGGKPTIIYKGKPITGIDAVIPRIGTSVNAFGCAVVRQLELMKVFTTVKSQAILRSRDKLRSMQVLAKSGVDIPKTVFAKNPAQVNELIHMVGGPPVIIKLLEGTQGVGVVLAETIKAAKSTIEAFYGLKANFLIQEYIAESKGADIRAFVIGNKVIAAMKRQGAEGDFRSNLHRGGEGHLIELTEEEEHTAISAAKALGVRIAGVDLLQSERGPLVMEVNSSPGLRGIEEVSGIDIASLIVAYIEDKIVTDEGDTVGV